One window of Bifidobacterium pseudocatenulatum DSM 20438 = JCM 1200 = LMG 10505 genomic DNA carries:
- the htpX gene encoding zinc metalloprotease HtpX codes for MNGKLQVHGHCNGLKTTLLFALMWGVIMLIWWATGGSQRTLGIYILIGLGSTFASYWFSDKLAIASMRAQEVSEQEAPVLYKIVRELSAKAGKPMPRIYIAPTMSPNAFATGRNERHAAVCCTQGILQMLNEREIRGVLGHELMHVYNHDILTSAIASAMATVISYLGYSLMYFGGGNSRDDRNDSSSNGLGLLGVLLSTILAPIAASLIQMAISRTREYDADEDGSMLTEDPEALASALNKISNGAETMPMQKTAGTQSVAAMMIANPFSAEGFSKLFSTHPPTSDRIARLMQMGQEMRQQGVQSGYLAGGYATSGVAAADIRQGGRSAMAGAGGPQFGTQYGPGHDSGGSAGRYSRDYSQRPRG; via the coding sequence ATGAACGGCAAATTGCAGGTGCATGGCCATTGCAATGGCTTGAAGACAACGCTGTTATTCGCGTTGATGTGGGGCGTCATCATGCTCATTTGGTGGGCGACCGGTGGCAGCCAGCGCACACTTGGTATCTACATTCTCATCGGACTTGGCTCAACGTTCGCATCCTACTGGTTTTCCGACAAACTCGCGATCGCATCCATGCGTGCGCAGGAAGTCAGCGAGCAGGAAGCGCCGGTACTGTACAAAATCGTGCGCGAACTGTCGGCAAAGGCGGGCAAGCCTATGCCACGTATTTATATCGCCCCAACCATGAGTCCCAATGCGTTCGCAACGGGACGCAATGAACGTCATGCGGCGGTCTGCTGCACACAGGGCATTCTGCAGATGCTCAACGAACGTGAGATTCGCGGCGTGCTCGGTCATGAGCTTATGCACGTGTACAATCACGACATCCTGACGTCTGCAATCGCGTCCGCAATGGCGACGGTCATTTCGTATCTAGGCTATTCGCTCATGTATTTCGGTGGTGGCAATTCGCGCGATGATCGTAATGACTCGTCTTCTAATGGTCTTGGATTGCTGGGTGTGCTGTTGAGTACGATTCTTGCGCCAATTGCCGCTTCGCTTATTCAGATGGCGATTTCGCGTACGCGAGAATATGATGCTGACGAAGATGGTTCCATGCTTACGGAAGATCCGGAGGCGCTCGCGTCCGCATTGAATAAGATTTCGAACGGCGCTGAGACGATGCCGATGCAGAAGACTGCTGGTACGCAGTCGGTTGCTGCGATGATGATTGCGAATCCGTTTTCTGCGGAAGGTTTCTCCAAGCTGTTTTCTACGCACCCGCCGACCTCGGATCGCATTGCGCGGCTGATGCAGATGGGGCAGGAGATGCGTCAGCAGGGCGTGCAGTCCGGATATTTGGCCGGTGGCTATGCCACGAGCGGCGTTGCGGCGGCGGATATTCGGCAAGGCGGACGTTCTGCGATGGCTGGTGCCGGTGGTCCGCAATTTGGAACGCAGTATGGGCCCGGGCATGATTCGGGCGGCTCGGCTGGCAGATATTCTCGCGACTATTCGCAGCGGCCGCGCGGCTGA